Part of the Methylovirgula sp. 4M-Z18 genome is shown below.
AGGCTTTCCGCAAGGATGAACCGACCTGCGGCAGGCACACGACCGCAGCGGTCGTGGCCGCCCATCCCGGCTCATCGAGCTCGAGCCGGAATGCAACATAGAGCGCAAGCACAATCGACAGCCAAAGGCGCAGGCCGTAGAGCAGCGGAATACCCACGGCCTTGAGCTTGGCGATCCGGTTTGCGGTCAAAGAAATCATGGACGTCGAAAGAAGCAAGTGTTGCCCGGCAATTTGGCCGCTTACGACAGGCTTGTCGACTCTCCCGAACCGCGGCGAGGTGTCTTTGAAATATTTTTTACACATCGCATATGTAGAAACCAGATCGAGACGTTGCGCGGATACGTCGGCCCTATTGCGGTCGATCGCTCGGCCCTCCACAATAAGATGAGAATCCATGTCGTCATCGAACGCCTGCGCTAAGGAGAAGCTCGATGAAAGTTGCCGGCCGTCATTACCGCACCATCTGGCCCCATGAGGATGGGCATTCGGTCGAGATCATCGACCAGCGCTGGCTGCCGCACGAATTCCGCGTCGTCACGCTCAAAACCGTGGAAGATGTCGCGACCGCCATTCGCGACATGTGGGTGCGCGGCGCGCCGCTGATCGGGGTCACGGCGGCCTATGGCATCGCCATCGCGATGCACGCCGATCCGAGCGAGGCGTCGCTCGACAAGGCCCGGACCCTTTTGAACGCGACCCGCCCGACCGCGGTCAATCTGCGCTGGGCGCTGGATGTCATGCGCGACCATTTGCACCCGCTCGCGCCAGAAAACCGCGCGAAAGCTGCTTATGAAAAGGCGGCGCAAATTGCCGACGAGGATGTCGCGTTGAACAGCAGCATCGGCCGCAACGGGCTCGCGGTCGTGCGCGAGATTGCCGCGCGCAAGAAGCCTGGCGAGCCGGTGAATATCCTGACCCATTGCAACGCCGGGTGGCTCGCAACGGTCGATTACGGAACTGCGACGGCACCGATCTATATGGCGATGGAGGCCGGCATCAAAGTCCATGTCTATGTGGACGAAACCAGGCCGCGCAATCAGGGCGCACAGCTCACCGCATGGGAGCTCAACGAGCATGGCGTGCCGCACACGCTGATCGTGGACAACGCGGGCGGCCATCTCATGCAGCACGGCGCGGTCGATATGGTCATTGTCGGCACCGATCGCACCACGGCCGACGGCGATGTCTGCAACAAGATCGGCACATATTTGAAAGCGCTTGCCGCCCACGACAATCGCGTCCCCTTCTATGTCGCGCTGCCTTCGCCGACCATCGACTGGACGGTGCGCGACGGGATCCGCGAAATTCCGATCGAAGAGCGCAATGGCGATGAAGTCAGTTTTGTGCAGGGCCGCAACGAGAAGGGCGATATTTCGCTGGTCCGCATTTCGCCGGAAGCAAGCCCCTCCGCCAATCCCGCCTTCGACGTGACACCAGCGCGGCTCGTCACCGGCCTCATCACGGAACGCGGCATCGCGGAGGCCTCAGCCGCCGGTCTCAAGGCGATGTTTCCCGAGCGGAGCTGACGATCAGGGCCCATAGCGATCAGCGCAGTGCCTAAGAGCGGCGCCGCGCCTTTTTCATCTTTCATCTCCCCTCGGCCACCTTGCGGCAAGATTCTTTTGGAGCAGGCATGCGCGCGTTTCTCATCGATACAGATACGGCTTCCGACGACGCCGTCGCGATCATCATGGCGTTGTCGACGCCAGACGTCCGCGTCCTGGGGCTGACCACCGTCGCCGGCAATGTCGGGTTGGAACAAGCGACGCGCAACGCCCTCTATACGGCCGAGATCTGCGGCGCGGATGTGCCCGTCTTCAAAGGCGCCGCCGCGCCGCTCACCCGCGCCCATGAACATGCGCATTGGTTCCATGGCCACGATGGATTGGGTGACCGCAACTATCCGGCGCCCGCGCGCAGCGCGGAAGCCGAACATGCGGTCGACGCCATCATCCGCTTGTGCCATGCCGAGCCGGGCTTGACGCTCGTGACGCTTGGCCCGCTCACGAATGTCGCATTGGCCGTGGCGAAAGACCCGTCGATTGTCGGTAAGATCGCGCGCTGCGTCGTGATGGGCGGCGCGCCCTGCTGCGAAGGCAATGTCACGCCCGCAGCCGAATACAATATCTGGGTTGATCCCGAAGCTGCGCGCATGGTCTTTCGCGGTGGCTTGCCGATCGAAATGGTGGGCTGGCACGTGTCGCGCGGTGACAGTGTCGTGACGGAAGACGAGATCGCCGCGATCCTGGCACTCGGCACCGCAAAAGCCCGTTTTGCCATCGACTGCAACGGCCGTGCGAAGGAGGCTTATTTCGTCCAGACGGGCGAGCGCGGCCTTTCGCTTGCCGATCCAACGGCGATGGCCGTCGCGCTCGACCGCACGATCGGAACGACGTGGAGCCGTCATTTCGTCGAGATCGAATGCGCCAGCGAATCGACCCGTGGCATGACGATCGTCGACCGGCTCAATGTCGCCCGGAACGCCGACAACGCCGTCGCATGGAAGCATGCGCTCGGCACCGGCATAAAGGCCGACATCTGCTGGACTTTAGATGCTGCGCGTTTCAAGGCGATGCTGGTCGAAACGCTGAAGTGAAGCGAAAGAGGACCGAGCGCGGTTCCGCACAATCGCGCTCGTTCCGCTGCATCATGAAGCAGATGGCCGCCTCGGCGCCATATTTGGCCACTTCATGCCTCGGCCTGATCGGCTGTGTTGTGGTATGTGCGAGCGATCGCTCAACCAAAGAGCTTTATCTCGATGCGGCTTGACAGCAAGAAAATCTCCTCTCCATTATGCGGGCCTATCGAGCGCCCTTTTTTCACGGCACCACCCGGTGCGCTGCGTGCGGGGACAAGCCAATGAGCGATACGGCAAAGGTGGAAACTCCGGGCCCTGTCTCGTCAGGTGCCAAGGAGCGGCCGGCGGAAGCGTCGGCACTGCCGAGGGTCATCCTCTTCTCCGTTGTCGTCGCGTGCATCGTCGCGCTGGCGCTTTGGTATGCTGCACAACCGCAACCGCTTCTGGTGCAAGGCGAAGCCGATGCGCGCCGGATCGACATTGCCGCCCGCGTCGATGGCCGGGTCAGCGAACGACCGGTTGATCGGGGGCAGAATGTCAAGGCTGGCGACCTGCTCGTAGCCATCGACAATCCAGAGCTTGTCGACAAGCTCAACGAGGCCAAGGCCGCGCGCGGGGTGGCCGCTGCGAACCTGGCCCGCATCCTGGTCGGAACGCGGCAAGAAATCATCGATGCCCGGAAAGCGGCGATCGCCTCGGCCGAAGCGAATGTGAAGCTGCAGCAGCAGACCTATGACCGCACCCGCAAGCTGTCCGAGAGCAGCATTGCGTCGATCCAAAGCTTGGAAGAATCGACAGCATCGCTGGAAGTGGCGAACCGGGCGCTCGATCAGGCAAAGGCATCGTTGGCAGAAGCCATCGCAGGCTATACGCCCGAGGAAAAAGGCGTCGCAGCCGCGAGCGTCACGCAGGCTGATGCCGCGATCGCCAGCCTCCAGGCGCAGGTCGACGAGTTGACGATCAAGGCGCCCTCTGACAGCCAAGTCTATCAGGTCGGCGTCGAAATCGGCGAATATGTCGCGCCCGGCGTGCCGCTCCTCTCGCTTGTCGATCTCAATGACGTTTGGCTCCGGTTCGATTTGCGTGAAGACCTCGTCAAACGGATCAAGGTCGGCGACAAGCACAAAGTGCATATCCCCGCGCTCGGCAACCGCGAGATCACCGCCGAAATCCGTTGGATCGCTGCAAGAGGCGAGTATACGAGCTGGCGCGCCACCCGCGCGACCGGCGATTTCGACTTGCGCACGTTTGAGGTGCGCGCTTACCCGACCGAGAAAATTCCGGAATTGCGGCCTGGCATGAGCGCCTATCTCGACGTTCAGGAGGCGAAATAAAATGGCGGGCGTGGCAGCCGTCGCTGCGCGCGAGGTCGCATGGCTGCGGCGCGATTTCGTCGCACGGCTCCTTGTTCTCTATCTTCCCTTGATCGTCATCGGCGCTCTGACGATCATCTTCAGCAATGGCGTCATTCGGAACCTGCATATAGACGTCGTCGACGCGGATCGGACCGCGATTTCCGACGGTCTGGTCCAGACGGTAGATGCGTCCCCCAATATTCGGATCACCTCGCGCGCGACCGATCTGACAAGCGCGATGCACGCGATCCGCTCGGGCGAGGCGATTGCCTCCGTCTTCATTCTGGAAAATTTTCAGCGTGACCTTCTCGCCGGCCGGCGCCCGCAGGTCATCGGATTTTACAACAAACAATTCTTCACGCCCGGAAATGTAGCCAACAGCGCGATTCAAAGTGCGGTATCGGCCTTTGCCGCGGCGCTGCCCAAGGCGTCGAGCGGCTCGCATTCCTATGCGCCCGGCACGCTTGTGCCGCAGCAATATGCTTTGAACAATCCCGAACTCAATTATGCGCAGTTCCTCTTGCGCGCCGTCATACCAACCGTGTTGCACGTTCTCATCGGCATTACGGGCGCCTTTTCAGTCGGTTCGGAATTCGGCCCGAAGCGCAACATTCGGGAATGGCTGCAAACGGCGGGCGGCAGCCCGTTGAAGGCCCTCGTGGGCAAGCTTCTGCCCTATCTTGGCATCTTCATCCTCATGCTGGTGGTGGATCTGTTCGTCGTTCATGGCTTCTTCCGCATTCAATTCCGCGGAGTTCCTTATATTGTCGCGGCAGGAGCCATTTTGATGACGATCGCCTATTTGCTGATGGGCGCATTCTTCACGCTTCTGACCAAGCAATTGCCGCTAGGGCTCTCGCTCACCGGCATGGTTTGTTCCCCCGCTTTCGGCTTTGCCGGCGTCGGGTTTCCCACGATCGGCATGGAAGGCTTTGCCCATGTGTGGGGATCGCTCCTGCCCTTGCGCTGGTATATCCAGATCCTCTTCGATCAGGCGGCGCGTGACGTGCCGATGCGGGATTCGCTCGTGCCCTTGAGCATCTTATTTACGCTCGCCAGCGCGCTGTTCGTCCTGTCCTGGCTCAGGGCAGCAGCGGTTCTGCGCAATCCGCCGCAACACACATCCACGCCTGCGCCCGAGCCGATCATTGGGCGACTGACGATTTTTCGCGCCTTTAAGGAGGAATACGGCCGTGTGCTACGCGATGTCGGCGCGTTCGGCCTCTTCGTCATCGCGCCGACGCTGTATGCCGCCTATTATCCGCAACCCTATGTCGGGCAACTCGTGCGCAACGTCCCAATCGCGGTGGTCGACGACGACAATACCGAGTTGAGCCGCGCCATCATCCAAAACCTGAATGCGGATGAAGCCCTTCGCGTCGCGCGACGTCCCCTCAATCTGTCTGACGCACAAGCGGAAATCGCAAGGCGCGAAGTTTTCGGCGTCGTGAGCATTCCCGCGGGAACGGAACGCGATTATCTCAAAGGCAACAGCGCGCGCATCCCGGTCTACGCCGATTCCGCCTATTTCCTCTTGTACAATCGTACCGCAGGGGGAATCAGCGAAGCCATCGCGGCGGTCGGGACCGATTATCAAGCGGGGCCGGCGCGTTCGGACGGCAGCCTTTATCATGCGGCCGTCTCAAGGGCCGCGCCGGTCGAATTCGTCAGTACGCCGCTGTTCAATCCGACCGGCGGTTATCTCTCCTATGTGGTTCCCGCCGCCCTCATCCTTATCTTGCAACAAACGCTGCTCATGGGTGTCGCAACATTGGGCGGCGTGAACACATCGCAGCGCGGCCAGGAAGCTCGGCTGCAGCGGGGAGAGCCGGCTGCAATCATCGGCCAGAGCCTGGCGCATTTTGCCCTCGTTCTGCCGTTTTACCTCCTCTACCTTTTCGTGTTGCCGCGCATCTACGGCTATGCGTCGACTGACCATTATGTTGACCTCCTGGCGATCGTCGTGCCCTTCATCTTCGCCGTTAGTTTGCTCGGCCAATTTGTCGGCGCCATCGTCAAACGCCGTGAAACGGCCGTGATCGTGATGATGGGCCTCGGCCTGCCGCTGTTCTTCATGGTCGGCGTGTCGTGGCCGGTGGACGCGATGCCGCAAATCGCGCGCGTCATTGCCAGCGCGATTCCCTCCACCTTCGGCATCGACGGCATCGTGCGCGTCAATCAGATGGGTGCATCGATCGGTGACGTATCGCATGATTGCATCAGGCTTTGGGTCATGGCGCTGGTTTACGGAACGCTGGCGTTCATCGCCACGCGCCGGTTTTCCTTCGCGGAGGCTCCTCCATGAGCAGCGGGCGCAAAAAACTGCTTGTGATTTTGACGGTCGTCCTCGTGGCCGGAGGCGGCTATTATTATTATCAGATGCAGAGCGAACCGCCATCCGCGCCTATTATCGGCATGGTGCGGCAAACCGAAATTCGCCTTGCGCCGGAAGTCAACGGACGTCTGCAGAACGTCGCCGTCTCACCGGGCCAACATGTTGCGAAAGGCGATTTGCTCGCGCTCATCGACAACCCCGATCTGGTGGCCGCAGTGGGTGAAGGCGAAGCCGCGCTGGTGAATGCCCGCGCGGATCGCGCCAATGTCGATGCCGGCGTCCGCAAAGAGGAAGTACAAATCGACGCGGAAGCCGTGCACACGGCCGAGGCGAATTTGACGCTCGCGCAGCAGGTCAATACCCGCACGACATCGCTGGCGCAGCAAAACATCGACAGCCGCTCCCAAGCGGAACTCACCCAGGCGACCCTCGCCAAGGCCGCTGCCGATCTCGACCAGAAAAAGGCCATCTACGCGGAAGCGTTGGCGGGTCCCATTTCGGAAGAGAGGGCATTGGCCGCTGCGAAGGTAACGCAATCCTCTGCCGCAGTGACCTCATCGCGCGCGAAGCTGGACAAGACGCGGATCATCGCGCCAGGCAATGGCACGATCGGCACCACGGTCTCCGAGCTTGGCGAAGTCCTCACGCCCGGCAAGCCGGTGCTGACGTTCATTCCCGACGGCGGGACATGGTTTGCCTTCACCGTGCGCGAGGATAATCTGGATGGCTTGGCCATCGGCAGCAAGGTCACACTCGATCTTGATGACGGCAAACAGGAGCAAGGAACGGTCACCGAATTTCGTCCCCTTGGCGAATTCGCGACGTGGCGCGCAGCAAGGGCGGTGGGCGACCACGATCTCAATAGCTTCTTTATCCGCGTGGATCCGACTGGCGACAGCGGTGGGCTTTCCCCTGGAATGACCGTTTTCCTGCACAAGTGACGTGCGCACGGTAGACATGCCCGCACCGAAAGCCTGGCGCAATTGCGCGGAAAGGCCGCAATCAGACCCGATAGCGGCACATTCAGGTCGGCGAGACACAAAACTGTCTGTATCGCGAGATTCAGGTTCGAAGATTGAACAAATCGCGGATCCGCGCGACTACGCTCGGCACCGTTTCGAGATGCCTGTGCCCGCTCCCCTGCTCCAGCACATGCTTGGCATGCGCGGTGCGTTTGGCGAGAATCGTCCCGAGTTCCTCGGCAATCGCCGGACGATCATGCATCAGCCCCGCCAAGCTCGCCTGGCTGATTTCATACACCACCACGAAGGTCAGAGCACGAACGGTTGTCAGCTCGCCGGCGCCTGTCAACAGACCGACTTCGCCAAAGAAATTGCCGGGCGCCAGGCGGCCCAGTTCTGTTTCTCGCATGTGATCGCTCTGCGTGACCGCGGCGACACCGGTGCGCAACACCATCAATGAGGTCAGCACGTCGCCCTGCTTGACCAGAATCTCGTCCTTGCGGAACGTCCGGCGGGTCATCGTCGCGGCGAGCGCTTCCTTCTCGTCTTCAGTCAACGACGCGAAAATCGGGATCGCATCGAGCAGGCGCAATTGCGTTGTCCGATGCTGCGCCGGCGCTTCCTCCGCCTTCGAATCCATCAGCGCAAGGCTGCCTTCAAGCGGCGCTGCGAGGATCAGACCGGCGGCTTTGGAATGACGATAAACCAAGTCGAGAACCTCGCTTCGCGCCGATGCAATGAGCGAGATGTCGGCCACGTGAAAGAACAATTCGAGCCGAACGGCCGCCGCGTCGAGATCAGTGATTTGGACGCTTGGTTCGGGCCGCGTCAGAATGATATCGCTGCTCAAGAGAACCGAACGCATGACGTCGGCCGCGATCGCCGGCTGAACCGTCGGCCGGAACCGGACGGCGATGGTCATTCCGTGGGTCCGATCCGGGCTGCTCATATTGGTGAGCCGCGCCTTGGCCAGATCGTTGTTCGGCACGATGACCAGATCGTTCACGCCGTTGAGCAGGTGGGTGGCGCGCCAATTGGTTTCGACGACCTTGCCTTCGATCCCATTCGCCAGGACAAGCCAATCGCCAACACCGTAGGGTCGGCTCAAGTTCAGCGCGATGCCGGAAAAGACGTCGCTGAGCGAGCTCTGCATGGCAAGGCCGAGAATGACGGCGACGACGCCCGACGTCGCCATCAAAGTGCCGATCGGCGCGTCAAAGACATAGGACATCACCGAGAGGATAGCCCCAACATAGATGATGCCGACGACCAGATCCTGCAGCAGCCGCCCTTCGCGCGGGGTCCGTTCGAAAATCAGGAACACCCGCACGATACTGATCAGAAACCACGCGGCATTCGTCCACCAAATGATTTTGGCAAGCCCGATGAAGACACGCTGAAGATTTGGCTCCGGGGGCGCAGGCTCGTAGGGCACGATCCCATGCGCGAGCAGCAAGGCCGTCAGGGCAACAAAAAACAGCGACTGCCCAATCAAGCGGCGGGTCGGATGATTGCGCAATAGAATGCGCGTCACCAATGCCCCGATGACGGCAAGCAGCCCTGTTTGAACGAAAGGATCGGCGAGGATGTCGGTCATGATGCGTGCACCGATTTCTACGCGTTTGGGTTTTGCGGTCAACTCCGGTGATCCGGTCGAGGCCGTTATAGGCG
Proteins encoded:
- the mtnA gene encoding S-methyl-5-thioribose-1-phosphate isomerase; the protein is MKVAGRHYRTIWPHEDGHSVEIIDQRWLPHEFRVVTLKTVEDVATAIRDMWVRGAPLIGVTAAYGIAIAMHADPSEASLDKARTLLNATRPTAVNLRWALDVMRDHLHPLAPENRAKAAYEKAAQIADEDVALNSSIGRNGLAVVREIAARKKPGEPVNILTHCNAGWLATVDYGTATAPIYMAMEAGIKVHVYVDETRPRNQGAQLTAWELNEHGVPHTLIVDNAGGHLMQHGAVDMVIVGTDRTTADGDVCNKIGTYLKALAAHDNRVPFYVALPSPTIDWTVRDGIREIPIEERNGDEVSFVQGRNEKGDISLVRISPEASPSANPAFDVTPARLVTGLITERGIAEASAAGLKAMFPERS
- a CDS encoding nucleoside hydrolase, whose protein sequence is MRAFLIDTDTASDDAVAIIMALSTPDVRVLGLTTVAGNVGLEQATRNALYTAEICGADVPVFKGAAAPLTRAHEHAHWFHGHDGLGDRNYPAPARSAEAEHAVDAIIRLCHAEPGLTLVTLGPLTNVALAVAKDPSIVGKIARCVVMGGAPCCEGNVTPAAEYNIWVDPEAARMVFRGGLPIEMVGWHVSRGDSVVTEDEIAAILALGTAKARFAIDCNGRAKEAYFVQTGERGLSLADPTAMAVALDRTIGTTWSRHFVEIECASESTRGMTIVDRLNVARNADNAVAWKHALGTGIKADICWTLDAARFKAMLVETLK
- a CDS encoding HlyD family secretion protein, with the protein product MSDTAKVETPGPVSSGAKERPAEASALPRVILFSVVVACIVALALWYAAQPQPLLVQGEADARRIDIAARVDGRVSERPVDRGQNVKAGDLLVAIDNPELVDKLNEAKAARGVAAANLARILVGTRQEIIDARKAAIASAEANVKLQQQTYDRTRKLSESSIASIQSLEESTASLEVANRALDQAKASLAEAIAGYTPEEKGVAAASVTQADAAIASLQAQVDELTIKAPSDSQVYQVGVEIGEYVAPGVPLLSLVDLNDVWLRFDLREDLVKRIKVGDKHKVHIPALGNREITAEIRWIAARGEYTSWRATRATGDFDLRTFEVRAYPTEKIPELRPGMSAYLDVQEAK
- a CDS encoding ABC transporter permease, whose amino-acid sequence is MAGVAAVAAREVAWLRRDFVARLLVLYLPLIVIGALTIIFSNGVIRNLHIDVVDADRTAISDGLVQTVDASPNIRITSRATDLTSAMHAIRSGEAIASVFILENFQRDLLAGRRPQVIGFYNKQFFTPGNVANSAIQSAVSAFAAALPKASSGSHSYAPGTLVPQQYALNNPELNYAQFLLRAVIPTVLHVLIGITGAFSVGSEFGPKRNIREWLQTAGGSPLKALVGKLLPYLGIFILMLVVDLFVVHGFFRIQFRGVPYIVAAGAILMTIAYLLMGAFFTLLTKQLPLGLSLTGMVCSPAFGFAGVGFPTIGMEGFAHVWGSLLPLRWYIQILFDQAARDVPMRDSLVPLSILFTLASALFVLSWLRAAAVLRNPPQHTSTPAPEPIIGRLTIFRAFKEEYGRVLRDVGAFGLFVIAPTLYAAYYPQPYVGQLVRNVPIAVVDDDNTELSRAIIQNLNADEALRVARRPLNLSDAQAEIARREVFGVVSIPAGTERDYLKGNSARIPVYADSAYFLLYNRTAGGISEAIAAVGTDYQAGPARSDGSLYHAAVSRAAPVEFVSTPLFNPTGGYLSYVVPAALILILQQTLLMGVATLGGVNTSQRGQEARLQRGEPAAIIGQSLAHFALVLPFYLLYLFVLPRIYGYASTDHYVDLLAIVVPFIFAVSLLGQFVGAIVKRRETAVIVMMGLGLPLFFMVGVSWPVDAMPQIARVIASAIPSTFGIDGIVRVNQMGASIGDVSHDCIRLWVMALVYGTLAFIATRRFSFAEAPP
- a CDS encoding HlyD family secretion protein → MSSGRKKLLVILTVVLVAGGGYYYYQMQSEPPSAPIIGMVRQTEIRLAPEVNGRLQNVAVSPGQHVAKGDLLALIDNPDLVAAVGEGEAALVNARADRANVDAGVRKEEVQIDAEAVHTAEANLTLAQQVNTRTTSLAQQNIDSRSQAELTQATLAKAAADLDQKKAIYAEALAGPISEERALAAAKVTQSSAAVTSSRAKLDKTRIIAPGNGTIGTTVSELGEVLTPGKPVLTFIPDGGTWFAFTVREDNLDGLAIGSKVTLDLDDGKQEQGTVTEFRPLGEFATWRAARAVGDHDLNSFFIRVDPTGDSGGLSPGMTVFLHK
- a CDS encoding cyclic nucleotide-binding domain-containing protein, which gives rise to MTDILADPFVQTGLLAVIGALVTRILLRNHPTRRLIGQSLFFVALTALLLAHGIVPYEPAPPEPNLQRVFIGLAKIIWWTNAAWFLISIVRVFLIFERTPREGRLLQDLVVGIIYVGAILSVMSYVFDAPIGTLMATSGVVAVILGLAMQSSLSDVFSGIALNLSRPYGVGDWLVLANGIEGKVVETNWRATHLLNGVNDLVIVPNNDLAKARLTNMSSPDRTHGMTIAVRFRPTVQPAIAADVMRSVLLSSDIILTRPEPSVQITDLDAAAVRLELFFHVADISLIASARSEVLDLVYRHSKAAGLILAAPLEGSLALMDSKAEEAPAQHRTTQLRLLDAIPIFASLTEDEKEALAATMTRRTFRKDEILVKQGDVLTSLMVLRTGVAAVTQSDHMRETELGRLAPGNFFGEVGLLTGAGELTTVRALTFVVVYEISQASLAGLMHDRPAIAEELGTILAKRTAHAKHVLEQGSGHRHLETVPSVVARIRDLFNLRT